A region of Chitinophaga flava DNA encodes the following proteins:
- the ychF gene encoding redox-regulated ATPase YchF — translation MALQVGIVGLPNVGKSTLFNAVSNSAKAQASNYRFCTIEPNVGQVDVPDTRIDKLAELVQPQRIVPTTIEFVDIAGLVKGASKGEGLGNKFLANIREVDAIVHVIRCFEDDNILREEGAINPVSDKEIIDTELQLKDLDSVERKVSRTEKMAKTGGDPKAKAEFEVLKRCQEHLEKGRNIRELGLSKEERVAIADLFLLTEKPVLYVANVDEASLHTGNKYSEALKESVKAENAEVIVMNNTIEAQISEMEDPADKELFLGEYGLTEPGLNRLIRSAYHLLNLITYFTAGVQEVRAWTIHRGWKAPQAASVIHTDFEKGFIKAEVIAYDDYVKYGSESSARDNGRLRIEGKEYIVSDGDVMHFRFNV, via the coding sequence ATGGCTTTGCAAGTTGGAATTGTAGGATTGCCGAATGTAGGGAAATCGACATTATTTAACGCGGTGAGTAACAGCGCTAAGGCGCAGGCCAGCAACTACCGCTTCTGTACTATAGAACCCAACGTAGGACAGGTAGACGTGCCGGACACTCGTATTGACAAACTGGCCGAGCTGGTACAACCGCAGCGTATCGTACCTACTACTATCGAGTTTGTGGACATCGCCGGCCTGGTAAAAGGTGCCAGTAAAGGCGAGGGACTAGGTAATAAGTTCCTGGCCAACATCCGCGAGGTAGATGCCATCGTGCATGTAATCCGTTGCTTCGAAGATGATAACATCCTCCGCGAAGAAGGAGCTATCAACCCCGTTAGTGACAAGGAAATTATCGATACCGAACTGCAGCTGAAAGATCTCGACAGCGTAGAACGTAAAGTGAGCCGTACGGAAAAAATGGCTAAAACCGGTGGTGACCCCAAGGCAAAAGCAGAATTTGAAGTTCTGAAAAGATGCCAGGAACACCTCGAAAAAGGCCGTAACATCCGTGAACTGGGCCTGAGTAAGGAAGAACGTGTAGCAATCGCTGACCTGTTCCTGCTGACCGAAAAACCGGTACTTTATGTTGCCAACGTAGATGAGGCTTCATTGCATACCGGCAACAAATACTCTGAAGCGCTGAAAGAATCCGTAAAAGCTGAAAATGCTGAAGTAATCGTGATGAACAATACCATTGAAGCACAGATTTCCGAAATGGAAGATCCGGCTGACAAGGAATTGTTCCTCGGTGAATACGGTCTTACTGAGCCAGGCCTCAACCGCCTGATCCGCTCTGCCTATCATCTGCTCAACCTCATTACCTACTTCACTGCCGGCGTGCAGGAAGTACGTGCCTGGACTATCCACAGAGGATGGAAGGCTCCTCAGGCTGCCAGCGTGATCCACACCGATTTCGAAAAAGGTTTTATCAAGGCTGAAGTAATTGCCTATGATGACTACGTGAAATACGGTTCCGAATCTTCAGCACGCGACAATGGCCGTCTGAGAATAGAAGGAAAGGAATATATAGTTTCTGATGGTGACGTCATGCACTTCCGCTTTAACGTGTAA
- a CDS encoding nucleoside recognition domain-containing protein, which yields MALNYVWLGFFLIAFVVAVFKSVFLQDTAIFGDIMNGMLSSAKTGAEISLGLAGVMTLWLGIMKVGEVAGMINRFSRLVNPFFSKLFPEVPKGHPAMGSMMMNFSASMLGLDNAATPMGLKAMKELQELNPKPDTASNPQIMFLVLNTAGVILIPTSVIALRKAAGAANPADIFVPTLISTFVAFIIGMFTVSFYQRINLFKLPVLVFLGGFASLVTGLYFWVRHMPAEKIGPTMSNLGGGIIFTIVILFLGAGIVKKINVYDSFIEGAKEGFQVSVRIIPYLVGILVAISVFRTTGCMDYFINAIAGLFSWMGFNTDFVPALPIAIMKPLSGGGARGLMIEVMTRYGADSFQGKLASVIQGTTETTFYVLAVYFGSANIKNTRYALTAGLIADFFGLLSAILLAYLFFH from the coding sequence ATGGCATTAAACTACGTTTGGCTGGGCTTTTTCCTGATCGCGTTTGTAGTAGCAGTTTTTAAGTCGGTGTTTTTACAGGATACAGCCATCTTTGGAGACATTATGAACGGCATGTTATCCAGCGCCAAAACCGGAGCAGAGATCTCCCTGGGGCTGGCCGGCGTAATGACGCTCTGGTTGGGCATTATGAAAGTAGGCGAAGTCGCCGGTATGATCAACCGCTTCTCCAGACTGGTTAATCCTTTTTTCTCCAAGCTCTTCCCTGAAGTCCCCAAAGGACATCCTGCCATGGGATCTATGATGATGAACTTTTCTGCCAGTATGCTGGGGCTCGACAATGCCGCCACCCCAATGGGACTGAAAGCCATGAAGGAGCTGCAGGAGCTGAATCCCAAGCCAGACACTGCCAGCAATCCGCAGATTATGTTCCTGGTATTGAATACAGCCGGCGTGATCCTTATCCCTACCTCTGTGATCGCACTCAGAAAAGCAGCCGGTGCCGCCAATCCCGCTGATATCTTCGTCCCTACCCTCATATCTACTTTTGTTGCATTTATAATAGGTATGTTTACAGTATCCTTTTATCAACGCATCAATCTGTTCAAATTGCCCGTACTGGTATTCCTGGGCGGTTTCGCCTCCCTGGTAACCGGTCTGTATTTTTGGGTACGTCATATGCCTGCAGAAAAGATAGGTCCCACTATGAGCAACCTCGGTGGTGGCATCATCTTTACCATTGTAATCCTTTTCCTCGGCGCAGGTATTGTAAAAAAGATTAATGTATACGATAGTTTTATAGAAGGAGCCAAAGAAGGGTTCCAGGTATCCGTGCGGATCATCCCCTACCTGGTGGGCATCCTGGTAGCGATCAGCGTATTCCGTACCACCGGTTGTATGGACTACTTCATCAACGCTATTGCCGGCCTGTTTTCCTGGATGGGCTTCAACACTGATTTCGTACCGGCGTTGCCGATAGCCATCATGAAACCTTTAAGTGGCGGTGGTGCGCGAGGCCTGATGATAGAAGTAATGACCCGCTATGGGGCAGACTCTTTCCAGGGGAAGCTGGCCAGTGTGATACAAGGCACTACGGAGACTACTTTTTATGTGCTGGCCGTATACTTCGGTTCTGCTAACATCAAGAATACGCGCTATGCACTTACTGCAGGCCTGATTGCCGACTTTTTCGGATTGTTGTCTGCGATCCTGCTGGCGTATCTCTTTTTCCACTAG
- a CDS encoding YeiH family protein, which produces MLQPRKLHEDWIAVIIAFLTITLVVAGLKPALPKYSWSSGGDLLAQVSDMSNLLRICTLFLWVLGSLLLARFLAGDFKPTALMSGLLAIVLISLLAQLITTNKAIKDLGIEVVLFSLILGLFISNVIGLPAWIKPALQTELYIKIGLVLLGTNIIFGDILQAGMLGIIQSVVVVFTVWYFSFWLCRMLGLDDEFRMMISSAVSICGVSAAIATSGAIEGDNKKLSHVISLVMIVAIPMMLFMPYIAIWAGMSPAVAGAWLGGTIDTSGAVVAAGTMLGKEALKYATIVKFSQNVLLGLAAFLISLYWSYTKKKANYEKPTLRTIWERFPKFVLGFIVASLLFSFVLPSTVVADTKGALKEIQTYWFALAFTCIGLETKFTDIFKVENGKPALAFIIAQLFNIFFTLIVAYLVFK; this is translated from the coding sequence ATGTTACAACCTAGAAAACTTCATGAAGACTGGATTGCGGTGATCATCGCTTTCCTGACCATCACCCTGGTGGTGGCCGGACTGAAGCCAGCCTTGCCCAAATACAGCTGGTCATCCGGAGGCGACTTATTAGCGCAGGTATCGGACATGTCCAACCTTCTGCGTATATGCACCTTGTTTTTATGGGTACTGGGCAGCCTTCTGCTGGCCCGGTTTCTGGCCGGTGACTTCAAACCCACCGCGCTGATGTCCGGCCTGCTGGCCATCGTGCTTATTTCGCTGCTGGCACAGCTTATCACAACCAATAAAGCCATCAAGGACCTGGGCATAGAAGTAGTGTTGTTCAGCCTGATACTAGGCTTGTTTATCAGCAATGTGATTGGTCTGCCTGCGTGGATCAAACCGGCCCTCCAAACAGAGCTGTACATTAAAATAGGACTGGTACTGCTGGGCACCAACATCATCTTTGGCGATATCCTGCAGGCTGGTATGCTGGGTATTATTCAGTCAGTGGTAGTGGTATTTACCGTCTGGTATTTTTCCTTCTGGCTTTGCCGGATGCTGGGCCTGGACGATGAGTTCCGTATGATGATTTCCAGTGCGGTATCTATCTGCGGCGTATCTGCAGCCATCGCTACCTCCGGCGCCATCGAAGGCGATAACAAAAAACTCTCGCATGTGATTTCGCTGGTGATGATCGTCGCCATTCCGATGATGCTGTTTATGCCATATATCGCCATCTGGGCTGGTATGTCACCAGCTGTGGCAGGCGCCTGGCTGGGCGGCACTATCGATACTTCCGGCGCCGTAGTGGCCGCCGGTACCATGCTGGGTAAGGAAGCGCTTAAATATGCCACCATCGTTAAGTTCTCCCAGAACGTACTGCTGGGGCTTGCCGCTTTTCTGATCTCACTATACTGGTCTTACACCAAAAAGAAAGCAAACTACGAAAAGCCCACCCTGCGCACCATCTGGGAACGTTTTCCCAAATTTGTACTGGGCTTCATCGTCGCCTCCCTCCTGTTCTCCTTCGTATTGCCGTCAACGGTAGTAGCCGATACCAAAGGAGCTCTGAAGGAAATACAAACTTACTGGTTTGCACTCGCCTTTACCTGCATAGGACTGGAAACAAAATTCACCGATATTTTTAAAGTTGAAAATGGTAAACCAGCACTTGCCTTTATCATTGCTCAACTGTTTAATATATTCTTTACGTTGATAGTGGCGTATCTGGTATTCAAGTAA
- a CDS encoding DUF2625 domain-containing protein gives MEHKSPLETLINTREPAWPDVLSWIDSATNKVEILPVTESKARETLYEVQVTTRSPMGAIIFNSGGILIDHGWIRILGSGHSKMDRTLHSWNWNKTIFADNSTGYLLVADDAVGGYFAVNGGGLGSDKGKTYYFDPATLKWEPLDITYTEFLLFCFEGGLADFYKDLRWDNWQQEVAKLDGDHVFNFFPMLWTKEGHDIRNVSRKEVPVEEQYSFNQHILQQLEGEQ, from the coding sequence ATGGAGCATAAGAGCCCCCTTGAAACATTGATCAACACCAGAGAACCAGCATGGCCCGATGTATTGTCCTGGATTGACAGTGCTACCAATAAAGTAGAAATACTGCCTGTTACTGAAAGTAAAGCACGTGAAACACTATACGAAGTACAGGTAACGACACGATCTCCTATGGGTGCTATCATTTTTAACAGTGGCGGTATACTTATAGATCATGGCTGGATAAGAATACTGGGATCAGGGCATTCTAAAATGGACAGGACCTTACATTCCTGGAATTGGAATAAAACCATATTTGCAGATAACAGCACGGGATACCTGCTGGTGGCCGATGATGCGGTGGGCGGCTATTTTGCTGTTAACGGCGGTGGCCTTGGCAGCGATAAAGGCAAAACCTATTACTTTGATCCTGCTACCTTGAAATGGGAGCCTCTTGATATTACCTATACTGAGTTCTTACTGTTTTGTTTCGAGGGAGGCCTGGCTGATTTTTATAAAGACCTGCGCTGGGATAACTGGCAACAAGAAGTGGCCAAATTGGATGGCGATCATGTCTTTAATTTTTTTCCCATGCTTTGGACCAAAGAAGGACATGACATTCGAAACGTTTCCAGAAAAGAAGTACCGGTAGAAGAACAGTATAGCTTTAATCAGCATATACTACAGCAACTGGAAGGAGAACAATAG
- a CDS encoding SusD/RagB family nutrient-binding outer membrane lipoprotein, producing the protein MKRIHSILYIVILALLAAGCKKQLDINDNPNQAVVPPMNGLLASTTYFTSYNVYRVGNITSYFTQYLASPNANGASDTYEAADYTSTWKALYDNMTDIHDLMEQARTAGATQHLGAAEVMMAINLEMLNDLWGAVPYTQAFNSKILQPGYTPDDSVFLQCVALLDDGIAQLKKSESKYALDPVKDLLHGGKVSAWVKTAYTVKARLLNHLTKKTNYDPTAVLTALANGYTDNSDDAQLILFQSLSPWNAAAVNNVNNLLDGWLSAHFVNALNGKTFGVFDPRLPLITDTTRFGDYRGTINGAGRIGSGTNKEECYLSQKGFYSKPGAPLLVVTNTEARFIQAEAAFRSGNKTLAYQAYLQGISVHMNKLGVDSSLRKAYLANPAVGVGEANITLDLILKEKYVAQFLHPDAWNDARRYDYQYQDFNMPVNAQLSTFIRRVAYPDSEKSRNGANVPSVKLTDKTWWQL; encoded by the coding sequence ATGAAAAGGATTCACTCCATATTATATATAGTCATACTGGCCTTACTCGCAGCAGGTTGTAAAAAACAGCTGGATATCAACGATAATCCCAATCAGGCGGTAGTGCCTCCCATGAACGGATTGTTGGCCTCCACCACTTACTTCACTTCGTATAACGTTTACCGTGTCGGTAATATCACGTCTTATTTTACGCAGTACCTGGCCTCGCCCAATGCTAACGGTGCCAGCGACACTTACGAGGCGGCTGACTATACCAGTACCTGGAAAGCACTGTACGACAATATGACTGACATCCACGACCTGATGGAACAGGCCCGGACTGCCGGTGCTACCCAGCATCTTGGCGCTGCAGAAGTGATGATGGCCATCAACCTGGAAATGCTCAACGATCTATGGGGAGCTGTTCCCTATACCCAGGCCTTTAATAGTAAAATCCTGCAGCCAGGCTATACGCCGGATGATAGCGTATTCCTGCAATGTGTCGCGTTGCTCGACGACGGCATCGCTCAGCTGAAGAAGTCTGAATCCAAATATGCGCTGGACCCGGTAAAGGATCTGCTACACGGAGGGAAGGTAAGTGCATGGGTCAAAACAGCCTATACGGTAAAAGCCCGTCTGCTCAATCATCTCACCAAAAAAACAAACTACGATCCGACGGCAGTACTCACCGCTCTCGCCAACGGCTATACGGATAATTCAGATGATGCCCAGCTGATACTGTTTCAATCACTCAGTCCCTGGAACGCAGCTGCTGTTAACAATGTCAACAATCTCCTGGATGGTTGGCTGAGCGCTCACTTTGTAAATGCCCTCAATGGTAAAACTTTTGGTGTATTTGATCCCCGGTTGCCCCTGATTACCGACACCACCCGTTTCGGTGATTATCGCGGCACCATCAATGGCGCCGGGCGCATCGGGTCTGGTACCAACAAAGAAGAATGTTATCTTTCTCAGAAAGGTTTTTATTCCAAACCCGGCGCCCCGCTGCTGGTAGTAACCAACACTGAAGCCCGTTTCATCCAGGCCGAAGCTGCTTTCCGCAGTGGAAACAAAACCCTGGCTTATCAGGCATATCTGCAAGGGATCTCCGTTCATATGAACAAGCTGGGAGTAGACTCCTCCCTGCGTAAAGCCTATCTCGCCAATCCGGCTGTAGGAGTGGGTGAGGCCAACATCACCCTGGATCTCATCCTGAAAGAAAAATATGTAGCGCAGTTCCTGCATCCCGATGCCTGGAACGATGCACGCCGCTACGATTATCAATACCAGGATTTTAATATGCCTGTTAATGCTCAGTTGTCCACTTTTATCAGAAGAGTGGCATATCCGGATTCAGAGAAAAGCCGGAATGGAGCGAATGTGCCGAGTGTGAAACTAACAGATAAAACCTGGTGGCAACTGTAA
- a CDS encoding SusC/RagA family TonB-linked outer membrane protein — protein MKSTFRWLLVVGFLLVFSRTLYAQPRTLTGRVIAAGSNIALPGVTVQVKGTARGTTTDVDGHFRIEVPADHNTLVFSFIGYLTQEAPAGSQTSLAITLHPDTHSLDQVVVTAMGIKKEKRAVGYAIQDVSGADLVQSRQSNVVNALQGKVAGVQISGGGGAPGQGSRILIRGINSLDPTRDNQPLFVIDGITMDNNTYTTGGADTRGMSNRAADINPDDIESISVLKGGAATALYGLRAASGAIIITTKSGKAGRTRVSFTTAAGFDKVGKTPDVQLQYSQGNNGTYDNQSFWPAWGPSVEDARKLDPDHPAALYNNYKQAYNTGSQYRNTLAVSGGTDKVVYAASLSQFNQNGIIPFSNYQNYSARVSGDVRFSEKFKMGVALNYINSGGNRANADRYGEQMIYWSPRWNMRDYLKPDGTQQTYGATDNPIYTLYSNRFGDNVNRVIGNINFTYSPFKWLDILYRAGTDFYTDNRRHTGPGPKGIVGEVVNTDNGFGFVNEYTLNQRSLSSTLILNFKNNITPKLTSDLKLGHDLFDRRLKRLSTEGDTLDIPDLLIMQNAKKIVSNQYLENYYLLGLFGDWTLSWDRWLYLTLSGRTDVSSSLPVNNRAFFYPSVSLAYIFTEHLKLPENILSFGKLRASWARVGKDALPYNTGYGYTPLTDGPIGNTIIGWTRADRLGDASLKPEFTNTFEAGAELRFLHDRIGVDFAWYTSKSTDLLIPVKLSSATGYEDFYTNAGSIRNRGVEIALSATPVKQQKFRWDVRVNFSANRNEVLSLGKGLSEVVVGSQFGYAGSTATMKYIPGYPVGAIFGTSYQRYSGGQPDNGILIDYSRPIQIAASGSQAGFPMINSAQKYLGNSQPKWIGSISNTFSYGPLSLSFLIDTRQGAMKYNQLANFMGAFGESAITADRFTSKVFDGVLPDGTPNKQVVYLQQAKGPDGRNYGGGFYRNVYRGVTENFVENASWIRLRNISLSWQLPSQLLSRTHLISAASLTFTGNNLWLHTRYTGFDPESSSFNAGSNIDAFAGFTYPTTRSFLASLNVTF, from the coding sequence ATGAAGTCAACTTTCAGATGGCTGCTGGTGGTGGGCTTTCTTCTTGTATTCTCCCGCACGCTTTATGCCCAACCCCGCACGCTCACAGGCCGTGTCATTGCTGCCGGCAGCAATATCGCATTACCAGGTGTCACTGTTCAGGTAAAAGGAACAGCCAGAGGCACCACCACCGACGTAGATGGCCATTTCCGGATCGAAGTACCTGCTGACCACAACACCCTTGTTTTTAGTTTTATTGGTTACCTTACCCAGGAGGCACCTGCAGGAAGTCAGACCAGCCTGGCAATAACCTTGCATCCCGACACCCATAGCCTCGATCAGGTAGTGGTTACAGCTATGGGCATCAAAAAAGAAAAGAGAGCCGTTGGATATGCTATCCAGGATGTATCGGGGGCAGATCTTGTCCAGTCCCGGCAATCCAACGTAGTCAACGCCCTCCAGGGAAAAGTAGCCGGCGTCCAGATCTCCGGTGGTGGCGGAGCACCCGGACAGGGTTCCCGCATTCTGATCAGGGGTATCAACTCCCTGGACCCTACCCGTGACAATCAACCGCTTTTTGTCATCGATGGGATTACCATGGACAACAACACCTACACCACCGGTGGCGCCGATACCCGGGGTATGAGCAACCGCGCTGCTGATATTAACCCCGATGATATCGAAAGTATATCTGTACTGAAAGGCGGAGCTGCTACCGCCCTGTATGGTCTTCGGGCTGCAAGTGGAGCCATTATCATCACCACTAAATCCGGTAAGGCAGGTCGTACCCGCGTTAGCTTTACCACCGCCGCCGGCTTCGATAAGGTAGGTAAAACGCCGGATGTACAGTTGCAATACTCCCAGGGCAACAATGGCACTTATGATAATCAGAGCTTCTGGCCTGCATGGGGGCCTTCTGTGGAAGATGCCCGCAAACTGGACCCCGATCATCCTGCCGCCCTCTATAATAACTACAAACAGGCATACAATACCGGCAGCCAGTACCGCAACACACTTGCCGTCAGCGGAGGAACTGATAAAGTCGTATATGCGGCCTCGTTATCCCAGTTCAATCAAAACGGTATCATCCCCTTTAGCAATTACCAGAACTATTCCGCCAGAGTGAGCGGAGATGTCCGCTTCAGCGAAAAATTCAAAATGGGCGTAGCCCTCAACTATATCAATTCAGGTGGCAACCGTGCTAATGCCGACCGCTACGGAGAACAGATGATTTACTGGTCGCCACGCTGGAATATGCGTGACTACCTGAAGCCCGACGGTACCCAGCAAACCTATGGCGCTACCGATAATCCCATCTATACTTTATATAGTAACCGGTTTGGGGACAATGTGAACCGTGTAATCGGCAATATCAACTTTACCTATTCACCCTTTAAATGGCTCGATATCCTGTACCGTGCCGGTACCGACTTTTATACCGACAACCGTCGCCATACCGGCCCCGGTCCCAAAGGCATCGTCGGAGAGGTTGTCAATACTGATAACGGCTTCGGCTTCGTCAACGAATACACACTTAATCAGCGGTCACTCAGTTCTACCCTGATCCTCAATTTTAAAAACAATATCACCCCTAAACTCACTTCCGACCTCAAACTGGGCCATGACCTGTTTGATCGCCGGCTGAAACGGCTGTCCACTGAAGGGGATACCCTTGATATTCCGGACCTGCTGATCATGCAGAACGCTAAAAAGATCGTATCCAACCAGTACCTCGAAAACTATTACCTCTTGGGCCTTTTCGGCGACTGGACCCTGTCATGGGACCGCTGGTTGTACCTCACTCTTTCCGGCAGAACAGATGTCAGTTCTTCACTGCCAGTCAACAACCGGGCCTTCTTTTATCCTTCCGTCAGTCTGGCCTACATTTTTACAGAACACCTGAAGTTGCCGGAAAATATCCTGTCATTCGGCAAGCTCAGAGCCTCCTGGGCCAGGGTGGGTAAAGACGCCTTGCCCTACAATACCGGTTATGGCTATACGCCGTTGACAGACGGTCCTATCGGTAACACCATCATCGGCTGGACCCGCGCCGACCGCCTAGGTGATGCCAGCCTCAAACCGGAGTTTACCAACACCTTTGAAGCCGGCGCTGAATTGCGATTCCTGCATGATCGTATAGGCGTTGACTTTGCCTGGTATACTTCCAAAAGCACCGACCTCCTGATACCAGTGAAGTTATCGAGTGCTACCGGTTATGAAGACTTCTACACCAATGCCGGCTCCATACGCAACCGCGGCGTGGAAATAGCCCTCAGTGCCACACCCGTAAAACAGCAGAAATTTCGTTGGGACGTGCGGGTTAATTTCTCCGCCAATCGTAATGAAGTGCTGAGTCTGGGTAAAGGATTGTCTGAAGTAGTGGTAGGCAGCCAGTTTGGTTATGCCGGTTCCACCGCTACCATGAAATATATTCCGGGGTATCCGGTAGGGGCTATCTTCGGCACCAGCTACCAGCGTTATTCCGGAGGGCAGCCCGACAACGGTATCCTCATCGATTACAGCCGCCCCATTCAGATAGCTGCTTCCGGCAGCCAGGCTGGTTTCCCTATGATCAACTCTGCCCAGAAATACCTGGGTAATTCCCAACCCAAATGGATAGGTAGTATCTCCAATACTTTCTCTTATGGTCCGCTCAGCCTTTCGTTCCTGATAGATACCCGTCAGGGCGCCATGAAATACAATCAGCTGGCCAACTTTATGGGTGCCTTCGGAGAATCCGCCATTACTGCAGACCGCTTTACCAGCAAAGTGTTTGATGGTGTGTTGCCCGATGGTACTCCCAACAAACAGGTGGTGTACCTGCAACAGGCCAAAGGTCCCGATGGCCGTAACTATGGTGGCGGTTTTTACCGGAACGTATACCGCGGCGTTACAGAAAACTTCGTGGAGAATGCATCGTGGATAAGACTGCGTAATATCAGTTTGTCCTGGCAGCTGCCGTCGCAACTGCTGTCACGCACCCACCTGATTTCTGCCGCCAGCCTTACCTTTACTGGCAACAACCTCTGGTTACATACCCGCTACACCGGCTTCGATCCGGAATCCAGCTCGTTTAATGCCGGTAGTAACATCGATGCATTTGCCGGGTTCACGTATCCGACTACACGCAGTTTTCTGGCTTCTTTGAATGTAACCTTCTAA
- a CDS encoding PH domain-containing protein, which translates to MRYAATLDDNSRIVTNLIIIITLVILCRQVTDVNHDATTTSVLLFILVPAIIAAACLTPRYYKITAEGLVIKRALFPITILFEDIVRLRSITEEELGTSSRMMGMGGIFGYLGTYRSAEIGKYQRWCTNRENLVLIESRTRKWVISPSGADDFVKTVNGIINVAG; encoded by the coding sequence ATGAGATATGCCGCCACCCTGGATGACAACTCCAGGATTGTTACTAACCTGATCATCATCATTACCCTCGTGATTCTGTGCAGACAGGTTACCGATGTTAATCATGATGCCACCACTACCAGCGTGCTGCTGTTTATCCTGGTCCCGGCCATCATAGCAGCTGCCTGTCTGACTCCCCGGTATTACAAAATCACCGCAGAAGGCCTGGTGATTAAAAGAGCACTGTTTCCCATTACCATCCTGTTTGAAGATATTGTACGCCTGCGTAGTATCACAGAAGAAGAGCTGGGTACCAGCAGCCGTATGATGGGAATGGGCGGTATATTCGGATATCTTGGCACCTATCGCTCTGCCGAAATAGGAAAGTATCAACGCTGGTGTACCAACCGGGAAAATCTGGTCCTGATAGAATCAAGGACCCGTAAATGGGTGATCAGCCCCTCTGGCGCAGATGATTTTGTAAAAACCGTCAATGGCATCATTAACGTTGCCGGATAA
- a CDS encoding thiamine-binding protein, producing MMNNKINLALQILPSVPSEQVYAVVDEAIAVIRDSGVKYRVCPFETVMEGTYEELMEVVRKTQEVCFKAGASQLLVYIKMQIKKDQDVTIEEKTGKYDSI from the coding sequence ATGATGAACAACAAGATTAATTTAGCCCTTCAGATCCTCCCTTCCGTACCTTCCGAACAGGTATATGCCGTAGTAGATGAAGCCATTGCTGTTATCCGTGACTCCGGTGTAAAATACAGAGTATGCCCGTTCGAAACAGTGATGGAAGGAACTTATGAAGAGCTGATGGAAGTAGTGCGCAAAACTCAGGAAGTATGTTTTAAAGCCGGAGCATCCCAACTGCTGGTGTATATAAAAATGCAGATAAAAAAAGATCAGGATGTGACCATCGAAGAAAAAACAGGGAAGTATGATTCCATATAG